One part of the Cyprinus carpio isolate SPL01 chromosome B12, ASM1834038v1, whole genome shotgun sequence genome encodes these proteins:
- the LOC109073995 gene encoding uncharacterized protein LOC109073995 produces the protein MLSLCVQMFTMLVVCAADTANRDISYTFRAWNMVGQPLKEQLAVVYKEMESLKHEQALMKQKQEALSQALPHCSQKPIDTDVEMNLTSLQTGSSHLLYTLTQDGDEGSGEDDSDESADPCNHYNVLDQAWRATNYTTKNVACDRRVQWKGWYRLFYRGKPIQMPERCVKKEMCGTHAPLWLVGGHPRIRDGVVTRKVCGSWKNNCCLFKSPPIQVKACRGNYYVYKFVKPSACHLAYCADINTLVCGKCRKSESCISRDKVTWMCKKNKSRMKANVHFFVTYPASISGKVNRIMYRKVYVNQGGAYSTRTGIFRAPISGVYQFFFSTQTGGSGTTDLWLVVNNYWMAVSHSNVQGSSSVGNLSTYMTTLRKGATVYVTHNRGRSWANNASNTIVFGGSLLMVRKI, from the exons ATGCTTTCCTTATGTGTTCAAATGTTTACCATGCTGGTTGTCTGTGCAGCCGACACTGCGAACAGAGATATTTCA TATACATTCAGAGCTTGGAATATGGTTGGCCAGCCTTTGAAGGAGCAACTTGCTGTTGTGTATAAG GAGATGGAAAGCTTGAAACATGAACAAGCATTAATGAAACAAAAGCAAGAAGCCTTGAGCCAG GCATTACCACACTGTTCACAAAAGCCTATTGATACAGACGTGGAGATGAATTTGACATCACTACAAACag GCAGCAGCCATTTGCTGTATACCCTCACCCAGGATGGAGATGAAGGCTCTGGTGAGGATGACAGTGATGAGTCCGCTGACCCCTGCAATCACTATAACGTGCTGGACCAAGCCTGGAGAGCCACAAACTACACCACCAAGAATGTTGCTTGTGACCGTCGTGTCCAGTGGAAGGGATGGTACCGTCTCTTCTACCGTGGGAAACCCATCCAGATGCCTGAGAGGTGTGTGAAGAAAGAAATGTGTGGCACGCATGCTCCGCTGTGGCTCGTCGGCGGTCATCCCCGGATACGAGATGGGGTGGTCACCCGCAAAGTGTGTGGAAGCTGGAAAAACAACTGCTGTTTGTTCAAATCTCCTCCCATTCAAGTGAAAGCTTGTAGGGGAAACTACTACGTCTACAAGTTTGTCAAACCATCAGCTTGCCATTTGGCATATTGTGCAG ATATTAACACACTTGTCTGTGGAAAGTGCAGAAAATCTGAGTCTTGCATCAGCAGAGACAAAGTCACCTGGATgtgtaagaaaaacaaaagtagAA TGAAAGCAAACGTCCATTTTTTTGTCACCTACCCGGCCAGCATCTCAGGAAAAGTTAACAGGATAATGTACAGGAAAGTGTATGTGAATCAAGGAGGGGCTTACAGCACTCGCACCGGGATATTCAGAGCTCCGATTTCTGGAGTCTATCAGTTCTTCTTCTCCACACAGACTGGGGGCAGTGGGACAACTGATCTATGGCTGGTTGTAAATAATTACTGGATGGCTGTGTCCCATAGCAATGTTCAGGGCTCCAGCTCAGTTGGGAATCTGTCTACGTACATGACGACTCTGCGCAAGGGTGCTACGGTTTATGTGACCCATAACCGTGGCCGCTCTTGGGCCAATAATGCATCCAACACCATTGTTTTTGGGGGTTCATTGCTTATGGTGAGAAAAATCTAA